The nucleotide window GAGCGCAAGAACAGCGACCCCCTGGAAATCTTCGAGAAAGCTCTCGACGCCATCGCTCCGCTGGTCGAAGTAAAGTCCCGTCGTGTCGGCGGTGCCACTTACCAGGTTCCGGTTGAAGTTCGTCCATCCCGTCGTAATGCTCTGGCAATGCGCTGGCTCGTAGACTACGCCCGCAAGCGTGGCGAGAAGTCGATGGCTCTGCGCCTGGCTGGCGAGCTGCTGGATGCCGCTGAAGGCAAAGGTGCTGCAGTCAAGAAGCGTGAAGACGTTCACCGTATGGCTGAAGCCAACAAAGCGTTCTCGCACTACCGCTTCTAATTCAGGCATCAATCATTCTGCGAGGGCTTTATGGCTCGTACTACAGCAATTAACCGCTACCGTAACATTGGTATCTGTGCCCACGTTGACGCGGGCAAGACCACCACTACCGAGCGGATCCTGT belongs to Pseudomonas putida NBRC 14164 and includes:
- the rpsG gene encoding 30S ribosomal protein S7: MPRRRVAAKREILDDPKYGSQILAKFMNHVMESGKKAVAERIVYGALDKVKERKNSDPLEIFEKALDAIAPLVEVKSRRVGGATYQVPVEVRPSRRNALAMRWLVDYARKRGEKSMALRLAGELLDAAEGKGAAVKKREDVHRMAEANKAFSHYRF